A single Vigna radiata var. radiata cultivar VC1973A chromosome 8, Vradiata_ver6, whole genome shotgun sequence DNA region contains:
- the LOC106770372 gene encoding uncharacterized protein LOC106770372 yields the protein MGLSPFQMVYEKVSHLPVEMEHKALWALKFLNFDPHEIQGKRRNQFLELEEMWLHAYDSSRSYKEKVKFYHDKKLIKRDFTPGQQVLLFNSRLKLFPGKLKSKWSGPFVIKSVYPNGAVELETTDKDDQQRKWVVNGQRLKHYLGGGVEQFSTVLMLVDP from the coding sequence ATGGGGTTATCACCTTTTCAGATGGTATATGAGAAAGTATCTCACTTGCCAGTAGAGATGGAACATAAGGCTTTGTGGGccttgaaatttttaaattttgatcctcatgaaaTTCAAGGCAAACGAAGAAATCAGTTCTTGGAACTTGAGGAGATGTGGTTACATGCATATGACTCATCTAGGAGTTATAAAGagaaggtgaaattttatcatgataaaaagcTGATAAAGAGAGACTTTACTCCAGGACAGCAGGTGCTACTATTTAATTCACGGTTGAAGTTATTTCCtggaaagttgaaatcaaaatggtcgggaccttttgTGATAAAGAGTGTATATCCAAATGGAGCTGTGGAATTGGAGACTACAGATAAGGATGATCAGCAGAGAAAATGGGTGGTAAATGGTCAGAGGCTCAAACACTATTTGGGAGGAGGAGTGGAGCAGTTCTCCACAGTACTGATGTTGGTAGATCCATGA